The genome window GCGGTGGTGGACGAGGACCGCAAGTGGGAGAACGGCTATCGCAGCCGCTGGCAGCACGACAAGGTCGTGCGCTCCACGCATGGCGTCAACTGCACGGGCTCGTGCTCGTGGAAGGTCTATGTCAAGAACGGTCTCATCACATGGGAGACCCAGCAGACGGACTATCCGCGCACGCGTCCCGATCTGCCGAACCATGAACCGCGCGGATGTCCGCGTGGCGCGTCGTATAGCTGGTACGTGTATTCCGCGCAGCGCGTGAAATATCCGCTCGTTCGCGCCCGTCTGATCGAAATGTGGCGCGAAGCGCGCAAGACGCTCGATCCCGTTGCGGCCTGGGCTTCGATCAGCGAAGACCCGGCGAAGGCGAAGCGCTATAAGAGCGTGCGAGGCCTCGGCGGTTTCGTGCGCGCCGACTGGGACACGGCAACCGAAATCATCGCGGCGGCGAACGCGCATACCATCGGCAAGTACGGTCCGGACCGGGTCATCGGCTTCTCTCCGATTCCGGCCATGTCGATGGTCTCTTACGCCGCCGGCGCGCGCTATCTGAGTCTCATCGGCGGGGTGTGCCTGTCTTTCTACGACTGGTACTGCGACCTGCCGCCGGCATCGCCGCAAGTCTGGGGCGAACAGACCGACGTGCCCGAATCGGCCGACTGGTACAACTCGACATACCTGATGGTCTGGGGCTCGAACGTGCCGCAGACCCGCACGCCCGACGCGCATTTCTACACCGAAGTGCGCTACAAGGGCACGAAGACGGTCGCGGTCTCATCGGACTTCGGCGAGATGGTGAAGTTCGGCGATATCTGGCTAGCGCCCAGGCAGGGCACCGACGCGGCGCTCGCCATGGCGATGGGCCATGTCGTCCTGAAGGAATTCCATGCGAGCGGCAAGTCGGCGTACTTTCGCGACTACGTGAAGCAGTACACCGACATGCCAATGCTCGTGGTGCTGCGCGAGCACGAAGGCGCGCTGCTGCCGGACCAGTTCCTGCGCGCGTCGCAACTGCAAGGCAATCTCGACGAAGCGAACAATCCGCAATGGAAGACGCTCGTCATCGACCAGACGAGCGGGAACATCGTGGCGCCCAACGGCACCATCGGTTTCCGGTGGGGCGAAGAGCGTCATCAGGACGGCGCGAAGGTCGGCCGCTGGAACCTCGAGCAGAAGGACGCTGGCTCAGGGCGTGAGATCGATCCGCGTCTGTCGCTCGTCGACGCGCACGACGACGTGGTGGACGTGAGCTTTCCGAACTTCTGCGGCGAGCACGATGCGCTGCTGACTCGCCGCGTACCCGTCAAGCGCGTCACGCTCGCCGATGGCACGAGCGTTCCGATCGCCACCGTCTACGACTTGCAGATGGCGAACTACGGTGTCGATCAGGGTCTAGGCGGTCCCAACGTCGCCGCATCGTTCGACGACGACGTGCCCTTTACGCCGGCGTGGCAGGAGAGGCACACCACGGTGCCGCGGCACCTCGTCATTCAGGTCGCGCGCGAATTCGCGGACAACGCCGACCGCACGCACGGCAAGAGCATGGTGATCGTCGGCGCGGCGCTGAACCACTGGTATCACAATGACATGATCTATCGCGGCATCATCAATCTGCTGATGATGTGCGGGTGTATCGGTCAGAGTGGCGGTGGCTGGGCGCACTACGTCGGCCAGGAAAAGCTGCGTCCCCAGTTCGGATGGGCGCCGCTCGCCTTTGCGCTCGACTGGTCCCGTCCGCCGCGTCAGATGAACGGCACGTCGTTCTTCTACAACCATACGAGCCAATGGCGGCACGAGAAGATAAGCGTCGCCGAGATTCTGGGCCCTGGCGCGGATACGTCACGCTACGCAGACCTGTCGATGATCGACCTCAACGCGAAGTCCGAGCGCATGGGCTGGTTGCCGTCCGCGCCTCAGCTGGGCGCGAATCCGCTCGATATCGTCGACGAGGCAAAGCGCGCGGGCCGGGAGCCTATCCAGTACGCAGTCGATCAGTTGAAGTCGGGGGCGCTGAACTTCGCATGCGACGATCCCGACAACCCTGCGAACTTTCCGCGCAACATGTTCGTGTGGCGCTCCAACATTCTTGGCA of Caballeronia sp. Lep1P3 contains these proteins:
- a CDS encoding nitrate reductase subunit alpha, with amino-acid sequence MSHFLDRLKFMSRVKSTFAGGHGAVVDEDRKWENGYRSRWQHDKVVRSTHGVNCTGSCSWKVYVKNGLITWETQQTDYPRTRPDLPNHEPRGCPRGASYSWYVYSAQRVKYPLVRARLIEMWREARKTLDPVAAWASISEDPAKAKRYKSVRGLGGFVRADWDTATEIIAAANAHTIGKYGPDRVIGFSPIPAMSMVSYAAGARYLSLIGGVCLSFYDWYCDLPPASPQVWGEQTDVPESADWYNSTYLMVWGSNVPQTRTPDAHFYTEVRYKGTKTVAVSSDFGEMVKFGDIWLAPRQGTDAALAMAMGHVVLKEFHASGKSAYFRDYVKQYTDMPMLVVLREHEGALLPDQFLRASQLQGNLDEANNPQWKTLVIDQTSGNIVAPNGTIGFRWGEERHQDGAKVGRWNLEQKDAGSGREIDPRLSLVDAHDDVVDVSFPNFCGEHDALLTRRVPVKRVTLADGTSVPIATVYDLQMANYGVDQGLGGPNVAASFDDDVPFTPAWQERHTTVPRHLVIQVAREFADNADRTHGKSMVIVGAALNHWYHNDMIYRGIINLLMMCGCIGQSGGGWAHYVGQEKLRPQFGWAPLAFALDWSRPPRQMNGTSFFYNHTSQWRHEKISVAEILGPGADTSRYADLSMIDLNAKSERMGWLPSAPQLGANPLDIVDEAKRAGREPIQYAVDQLKSGALNFACDDPDNPANFPRNMFVWRSNILGSSGKGHEYFLKYLLGTQNALFDDESGATKPGQVKLRPAAEGKLDLLTVLDFRMSTTCLYADIVLPSATFYEKHDLNTSDMHPFIHPLSEAVQPLWESKTDWDIYKAIAKKFSEIGGKHLGTRTDLVTTPLMHDTPGELGQAFEPKDWRAGECELIPGKTAPSMTLVERDYAKIYDKFTSVGPLLAQLGNGGKGISWNTAHEVTELATLSGDRDGRPRLETAVDAAEMILTFAPETNGHVAVKAWQALSKITGRDHTHLAAGREHDKIRFRDVEAQPRKIISAPTWSGLESEEVSYNAGYTNVHELIPWRTLTGRQQFYQDHRWMLDFGEGSCVYKPAIDTKTIAPMLGAKPNGEHELVLNWITPHQKWGIHSTYTDNLRMLTLSRGGPHVWVSEAEAKEAGLADNDWVEVFNTNGTLTARVVVSQRVPRGMCLMYHAQEKIINVPGAETSGMRGGIHNSVTRTVLKPTHMIGGYAQQAYGFNYYGTVGSNRDEYVIVRKMKKVDWLEGPLEEGAAS